One genomic window of Myxococcus xanthus includes the following:
- a CDS encoding alpha/beta fold hydrolase — MRKESWLPLAVLLLASIQAQAQEAPGPRDRAEAVKIIAELRKIVAPEGMERTEKLRLGGIDQWVSIRSRDLRNPVLLVLHGGPGWVAMPTSWYFAHGWDEFFTVIQWDQRGAGKTYVANDPATVAPTLTVEQVHADAEELVKWARQTFGKEKIFVLGHSWGSLLGLTLAERHPEWLHAYIGAAQGIDARESERRGWAWAMEQARAEKNAEAIRDLDSIAPYAVGKTPVPLKDIQLQRRWLNFFGGAAYRRPDASFEGAAVNLSPEYTDEEVRQVWKAQDFSVERLLAAILTADLSHVKRLKTPLLLFLGRHDRNVSAMVAAEWFAGVKAPSKRLVWFEQSAHELMAEEPGKVLLSLVRYARPIAERAGDVAPASTQ; from the coding sequence ATGCGCAAAGAATCGTGGCTACCGTTGGCGGTGCTGCTTCTGGCGAGCATTCAGGCACAGGCGCAGGAGGCGCCGGGCCCTCGTGACCGGGCCGAGGCTGTCAAGATCATCGCGGAGCTCCGCAAGATCGTGGCGCCCGAGGGGATGGAGCGCACCGAGAAGCTCCGCCTCGGAGGCATTGACCAATGGGTCTCGATCCGCAGCCGCGACCTACGCAATCCGGTGCTGCTCGTGCTCCATGGCGGCCCCGGCTGGGTGGCGATGCCGACGAGTTGGTATTTCGCGCACGGCTGGGACGAATTCTTCACCGTCATCCAATGGGACCAGCGCGGCGCGGGCAAGACGTATGTCGCGAACGATCCGGCCACGGTCGCCCCGACGCTCACCGTCGAGCAGGTGCACGCCGATGCCGAGGAGCTCGTCAAATGGGCGCGCCAGACCTTCGGCAAGGAGAAGATCTTCGTCCTCGGCCATAGTTGGGGGAGCCTCCTCGGGCTCACCCTCGCGGAGAGGCACCCCGAATGGCTCCACGCCTATATCGGCGCCGCCCAGGGCATCGATGCGCGGGAGAGCGAGCGGCGCGGCTGGGCCTGGGCGATGGAACAGGCGCGCGCGGAGAAGAACGCAGAGGCGATCCGCGACCTCGACTCAATCGCGCCCTATGCCGTTGGCAAGACGCCGGTGCCGTTGAAGGACATCCAGCTCCAGCGCCGCTGGCTCAATTTCTTCGGGGGTGCCGCCTATCGGCGTCCCGATGCGAGCTTCGAGGGCGCAGCGGTGAATCTGTCGCCCGAATACACCGACGAGGAGGTACGCCAGGTCTGGAAGGCGCAGGATTTCTCGGTCGAGAGGCTCCTTGCCGCGATACTGACGGCGGACCTATCGCATGTGAAGCGGCTGAAGACGCCGCTGCTCCTGTTCCTCGGACGCCACGACCGCAACGTCTCGGCGATGGTTGCCGCCGAATGGTTCGCGGGCGTCAAGGCGCCGTCGAAGCGACTCGTCTGGTTCGAGCAGTCGGCGCACGAGCTGATGGCCGAGGAGCCGGGCAAGGTGCTGCTCTCACTCGTCCGCTATGCCCGTCCGATCGCCGAGCGCGCCGGCGATGTCGCGCCCGCCAGCACCCAATAG